In Streptomyces thermolilacinus SPC6, a single genomic region encodes these proteins:
- a CDS encoding MarR family winged helix-turn-helix transcriptional regulator — protein MAARGQYEELARQISAVGVVKRGIARLLPTECPSGAAAVLALLDRYGDMRLSRLAEHLAVDMSVTSRHVAHVVEHGWVERSPDPGDRRSRILRLTPSGREVLDDLGQRTTDLFADRLREWSDDEVGQLVTLLARLRTSFGDGRTHHQPHAPLPAPVPAPEPAPTSP, from the coding sequence GTGGCAGCACGCGGACAGTACGAGGAGCTGGCCCGCCAGATCAGCGCCGTCGGGGTCGTCAAGCGCGGCATCGCACGGCTGCTCCCCACCGAGTGCCCGAGTGGTGCCGCCGCCGTGCTGGCGCTGCTGGACCGGTACGGGGACATGCGCCTGAGCAGGCTCGCCGAGCACCTCGCCGTCGACATGTCGGTCACCAGCCGGCACGTCGCCCATGTGGTGGAGCACGGCTGGGTCGAGCGGTCACCCGATCCGGGCGACCGGCGCTCCCGCATCCTGCGCCTCACCCCCTCGGGGCGGGAGGTGCTGGACGACCTCGGCCAGCGCACCACGGACCTGTTCGCGGACCGCCTGCGGGAGTGGTCCGACGACGAGGTCGGGCAACTCGTCACGCTGCTGGCCCGCCTCCGGACGTCGTTCGGGGACGGCCGGACGCACCACCAGCCGCACGCACCGCTCCCGGCTCCGGTTCCGGCGCCGGAACCGGCCCCGACGAGCCCATAG
- a CDS encoding cobalt-precorrin-5B (C(1))-methyltransferase, with translation MSTSGGRTAQLKHTGLRPGWTTGACATAATTAAYTALLTGEFPDPVTITLPKGQTPAFALAVEEHGGSYVTAGVVKDAGDDPDVTHGALVRATVRLLPPGSGVVFRAGAGVGTVTRPGLPLDVGEPAINPVPRQMIRDHVTRVAEAHGGTGDVEVTVSVDNGEEIARSTWNPRLGILGGLSILGTTGIVVPYSCSAWIDSIRRGVDVARAAGRTHVAGCTGSTSEKTVTSLYDLPEDALLDMGDFAGAVLKYIRRHPVDRLTICGGFAKLSKLAAGHLDLHSARSQVDKSLLADLARAAGADESLAAEVAVANTGLAALQLCAARGVPLGDRVAETARDQALAVLRGAPVTVDVVCIDRAGNIVGRSTPR, from the coding sequence ATGAGTACGAGCGGGGGGCGCACCGCCCAACTCAAGCACACCGGCCTCCGGCCCGGCTGGACGACCGGTGCCTGCGCGACGGCGGCCACCACCGCCGCGTACACGGCGCTGCTGACCGGGGAGTTCCCCGACCCGGTGACGATCACGCTGCCGAAGGGGCAGACCCCGGCGTTCGCGCTCGCCGTGGAGGAGCACGGCGGCTCGTACGTGACGGCGGGCGTCGTGAAGGACGCGGGCGACGACCCGGACGTGACGCACGGGGCGCTCGTCCGCGCGACGGTACGGCTCCTGCCGCCCGGCTCCGGGGTGGTGTTCCGCGCGGGCGCCGGGGTCGGCACGGTCACCCGGCCCGGCCTGCCCCTCGACGTGGGCGAGCCGGCCATCAACCCGGTGCCGCGCCAGATGATCCGCGACCATGTGACGCGGGTCGCCGAGGCGCACGGCGGCACCGGCGACGTGGAGGTCACCGTCTCGGTGGACAACGGCGAGGAGATCGCCCGGTCCACGTGGAACCCCCGCCTCGGCATCCTGGGCGGCCTGTCCATCCTCGGCACGACCGGGATCGTCGTGCCGTACTCGTGCTCGGCGTGGATCGACTCCATCCGCCGCGGCGTGGACGTGGCCCGCGCGGCGGGCCGCACCCATGTCGCGGGGTGCACTGGCTCGACCTCCGAGAAGACCGTCACCTCCCTGTACGACCTGCCCGAGGACGCCCTCCTCGACATGGGCGACTTCGCGGGCGCCGTCCTGAAGTACATCCGCCGCCACCCGGTGGACCGGCTCACCATCTGCGGCGGCTTCGCGAAGCTGTCCAAGCTCGCCGCGGGCCACCTGGACCTGCACTCGGCCCGCTCCCAGGTGGACAAGTCGCTCCTGGCCGACCTGGCCCGCGCGGCGGGCGCCGACGAGTCCCTGGCCGCCGAGGTGGCCGTGGCCAACACGGGCCTGGCCGCCCTCCAGCTCTGCGCCGCCCGGGGCGTCCCCCTCGGCGACCGGGTCGCGGAGACCGCCCGCGACCAGGCCCTCGCCGTCCTCAGGGGCGCCCCGGTCACCGTGGACGTGGTCTGCATCGACCGGGCGGGCAACATCGTCGGCCGCAGCACCCCCCGCTAA
- a CDS encoding MDR family MFS transporter, which translates to MATTTPSGVRDGDAGEAGRTPMTHRQIMEALSGLMLGMFVAILSSTIVSNALPEIITDLGGGQSAYTWVVTASLLAMTATTPLWGKLADLFSKKLLVQLSLVVYVIGSVVAGLSQSSGMLIACRVVQGIGVGGLSALAQIVMAAMISPRERGRYSGYLGAVFAVATVGGPLLGGVITDTDWLGWRWCFYVGVPFAVIALIVLQKTLRLPVVRREVKVDWSGAALISAAVSLLLIWVTFAGDKYDWMSWQTAVMVGGSVMLGALFVAVESRAAEPIIPLRLFRNRTITLASLASLFVGVAMFAGTVFFSQYFQLARDKSPTMSGVMTIPMIAGLFVSSTVSGQIITKTGRWKAWLVGGGVLVTAGLGLLGTIRYDTPYWHVALFMAVLGLGIGMMMQNLVLCTQNQVAPRDLGAASSVVTFFRSLGGAVGVSALGAVMGNKVTEYVKEGLAALGPKGAALGSGGTGGGIPDLDKLPAPVRPVMESAYGHAVGDVFLYSAPFALLALLVTLFIREVALKNATH; encoded by the coding sequence ATGGCCACGACCACCCCGTCAGGAGTGCGGGACGGCGACGCCGGCGAGGCCGGCCGCACGCCGATGACGCACCGGCAGATCATGGAGGCGCTGTCCGGGCTGATGCTCGGCATGTTCGTCGCCATCCTCTCGTCGACGATCGTCTCCAACGCCCTCCCCGAAATCATCACCGACCTCGGCGGCGGCCAGAGCGCCTACACCTGGGTCGTGACGGCGTCGCTGCTGGCCATGACCGCGACGACGCCGCTCTGGGGCAAGCTCGCGGACCTGTTCTCGAAGAAGCTGCTGGTGCAGCTGTCCCTCGTCGTCTACGTGATCGGCTCGGTCGTCGCCGGTCTCTCCCAGAGCTCCGGCATGCTGATCGCCTGCCGGGTCGTCCAGGGCATAGGCGTGGGCGGTCTCTCCGCCCTCGCGCAGATCGTGATGGCCGCGATGATCTCCCCGCGCGAGCGCGGCCGCTACTCCGGCTACCTCGGCGCCGTCTTCGCCGTCGCGACGGTCGGCGGCCCGCTGCTCGGCGGCGTGATCACCGACACCGACTGGCTCGGCTGGCGCTGGTGCTTCTACGTCGGCGTGCCGTTCGCCGTCATCGCCCTGATCGTCCTTCAGAAGACCCTCCGCCTGCCGGTGGTCCGGCGCGAGGTGAAGGTGGACTGGTCGGGCGCCGCCCTGATCAGCGCCGCCGTGTCGCTGCTGCTCATCTGGGTCACCTTCGCGGGCGACAAGTACGACTGGATGTCCTGGCAGACCGCCGTGATGGTGGGCGGCTCGGTGATGCTCGGCGCGCTGTTCGTCGCCGTCGAGTCCCGCGCCGCGGAACCGATCATCCCGCTGCGCCTGTTCCGCAACCGGACGATCACGCTCGCGTCGCTGGCCTCGCTGTTCGTGGGGGTGGCGATGTTCGCCGGGACGGTGTTCTTCAGCCAGTACTTCCAGCTGGCGCGGGACAAGTCGCCGACGATGTCCGGCGTCATGACGATCCCGATGATCGCGGGCCTGTTCGTCTCGTCCACGGTCTCCGGCCAGATCATCACCAAGACGGGCCGTTGGAAGGCGTGGCTGGTCGGCGGTGGTGTGCTGGTGACGGCGGGCCTCGGACTGCTCGGCACGATCCGGTACGACACGCCCTACTGGCACGTGGCGCTGTTCATGGCCGTGCTGGGCCTGGGCATCGGCATGATGATGCAGAACCTGGTCCTGTGCACCCAGAACCAGGTCGCCCCCCGGGACCTGGGCGCCGCGTCGTCGGTCGTCACGTTCTTCCGGTCGCTGGGCGGCGCCGTGGGCGTCTCCGCGCTGGGCGCCGTGATGGGCAACAAGGTCACGGAGTACGTGAAGGAGGGCCTCGCGGCCCTCGGCCCGAAGGGCGCCGCCCTGGGCAGCGGCGGTACGGGCGGCGGCATCCCGGACCTGGACAAGCTGCCCGCGCCGGTCCGCCCGGTGATGGAGAGCGCGTACGGGCACGCGGTGGGGGACGTCTTCCTCTACTCGGCACCGTTCGCCCTGCTCGCCCTCCTGGTGACGCTCTTCATCCGCGAGGTCGCCCTGAAGAACGCGACCCACTGA
- a CDS encoding Dabb family protein — translation MIRHLVLFKLNEGVRRDEPRVEAGVRAFQELGGVIPELTFWECAWNISDRPIAYDFAINSAVEDLDALKRYVEHPAHQAAAGQWREFATWVVADYEF, via the coding sequence GTGATCCGCCACCTGGTCCTCTTCAAGCTCAACGAGGGTGTACGACGCGACGAGCCGCGCGTCGAGGCGGGCGTACGGGCCTTCCAGGAGCTCGGCGGTGTCATCCCGGAGCTGACGTTCTGGGAGTGCGCCTGGAACATCAGCGACCGCCCGATCGCGTACGACTTCGCCATCAACTCCGCCGTCGAGGACCTGGACGCCCTCAAGCGGTACGTCGAGCACCCGGCCCACCAGGCGGCCGCCGGGCAGTGGCGCGAGTTCGCCACTTGGGTGGTCGCGGACTACGAGTTCTGA
- a CDS encoding RNA polymerase sigma factor SigF, whose amino-acid sequence MPASTTPHQVPPQNEPQSDPARPPQTGAQSGTQPGPRSGTQSDPRPASRPGPQGPQADPLGDSRPAPRTASHATPPARHPGRPSAEPGAGSPPAPAAEPPAEPVSEQEARVRRTADTRALTQVLFGELKKLERGTAEHTRVRAALIEANLPLVRYAAARFRSRNEPMEDVVQVGTIGLINAIDRFDPDRGVQFPTFAMPTVVGEIKRYFRDNVRTVHVPRRLHELWVQVNGATEDLTTLHGRSPTTAEIAERLKISEEEVLSCIEAGRSYHATSLEAAQEGDGLPGLLDRLGYEDPALAGVEHRDLVRHLLVQLPEREQRILMLRYYRNLTQSQISQELGVSQMHVSRLLARSFARLRSANRIDA is encoded by the coding sequence GTGCCGGCCAGTACCACGCCTCACCAGGTGCCACCCCAGAACGAGCCGCAAAGCGACCCGGCGAGGCCGCCGCAGACCGGCGCCCAGTCCGGCACCCAGCCCGGCCCTCGTTCCGGCACCCAGTCCGACCCCCGGCCTGCCTCGCGGCCCGGCCCGCAAGGGCCTCAAGCCGACCCCCTCGGCGATTCCCGTCCGGCACCCCGCACCGCTTCCCACGCGACGCCCCCGGCCCGGCACCCCGGCCGGCCCTCCGCCGAGCCGGGCGCCGGATCGCCCCCCGCACCGGCCGCCGAACCCCCAGCCGAGCCCGTGTCCGAGCAGGAAGCCCGCGTCCGCAGGACCGCCGACACCCGGGCCCTCACACAGGTCCTCTTCGGCGAGCTGAAGAAGCTGGAGCGCGGCACCGCCGAGCACACCCGCGTCCGCGCCGCCCTCATCGAGGCCAACCTGCCGCTCGTCCGGTACGCCGCCGCCCGCTTCCGCTCCCGCAACGAGCCGATGGAGGACGTCGTCCAGGTCGGCACGATCGGCCTGATCAACGCCATCGACCGGTTCGACCCCGACCGGGGCGTGCAGTTCCCGACCTTCGCGATGCCGACCGTCGTCGGGGAGATCAAGCGGTACTTCCGGGACAACGTCCGCACGGTCCACGTCCCGCGCCGCCTCCACGAACTGTGGGTGCAGGTCAACGGCGCCACCGAGGACCTGACCACCCTTCACGGCAGGTCCCCCACGACCGCCGAGATCGCGGAGCGGCTCAAGATCTCCGAGGAGGAGGTCCTGTCCTGCATCGAGGCGGGCCGCTCGTACCACGCGACCTCGCTCGAAGCGGCCCAGGAGGGCGACGGGCTGCCCGGCCTGCTCGACCGGCTCGGCTACGAGGACCCCGCACTCGCGGGCGTCGAACACCGTGACCTCGTACGGCATCTGCTGGTCCAGCTGCCCGAACGCGAGCAGCGGATCCTGATGCTCCGTTACTACCGCAACCTGACGCAGTCCCAGATCAGCCAGGAGCTCGGCGTCTCCCAGATGCACGTGTCGAGGCTCCTCGCGCGCAGCTTCGCCCGGCTGAGGTCCGCAAATAGGATCGATGCTTAA
- a CDS encoding type II toxin-antitoxin system VapB family antitoxin yields the protein MIFKRIGNGRPYPDHGRESTRQWADVAPRPVRLDQLVTTKGQLDLETLLAEDSTFYGDLFAHVVKWQGDLYLEDGLHRAVRAALQQRQVLHARVLELD from the coding sequence GTGATCTTCAAGCGCATCGGTAACGGGCGGCCGTATCCCGACCACGGCCGGGAAAGCACCCGGCAGTGGGCGGATGTCGCGCCGCGTCCGGTCCGCCTCGATCAGCTCGTGACGACCAAGGGCCAACTGGACCTCGAAACGCTCCTCGCCGAGGACTCGACGTTCTACGGCGACCTCTTCGCGCACGTCGTGAAGTGGCAGGGCGACCTGTACCTGGAGGACGGCCTCCACCGCGCTGTGCGCGCGGCGCTGCAACAGCGGCAGGTACTGCACGCCCGCGTGCTGGAGCTCGACTGA
- a CDS encoding RNA polymerase sigma factor SigF, whose amino-acid sequence MSAEQGSSKVLTLTQSEPAALPDTSEAIDTRTLSRSLFLRLRALDAAGVAADSPDRMYVRDTLIELNLPLVRYAAARFRSRNEPMEDIVQVGTIGLIKAIDRFDCERGVEFPTFAMPTVVGEIKRFFRDTSWSVRVPRRLQELRLALTKAGDELAQKLDRSPTVPELAAVLGVSEEDVVDGLAVGNAYTASSLDSPSPEDDGGEGSLADRLGYEDSALEGVEYRESLKPLLAKLPARERQIIMLRFFANMTQSQIGEEVGISQMHVSRLLTRTLAQLREGLIAD is encoded by the coding sequence ATGTCCGCAGAACAGGGCAGCTCGAAGGTTCTCACGCTCACGCAGAGCGAGCCGGCCGCGCTTCCCGACACCTCGGAAGCCATCGACACGCGCACGCTCTCCCGCTCCCTGTTCCTCCGCCTGCGCGCGCTGGACGCGGCGGGGGTGGCGGCGGACAGCCCGGATCGGATGTACGTCCGCGACACGCTCATCGAGCTCAACCTCCCGCTCGTGCGGTACGCGGCCGCCCGCTTCCGCTCGCGCAACGAGCCGATGGAGGACATCGTCCAGGTCGGCACGATCGGCCTGATCAAGGCGATCGACCGGTTCGACTGCGAACGGGGCGTGGAGTTCCCGACATTCGCGATGCCGACCGTCGTCGGGGAGATCAAGCGCTTCTTCCGCGACACCTCGTGGTCGGTGCGGGTGCCGCGCCGCCTCCAGGAGCTGCGGCTGGCGCTCACCAAGGCCGGCGACGAGCTGGCGCAGAAGCTCGACCGCTCCCCGACCGTGCCCGAACTCGCCGCCGTTCTGGGCGTGTCCGAGGAGGACGTGGTGGACGGCCTGGCCGTGGGGAACGCGTACACCGCCTCGTCGCTCGACTCGCCGTCGCCGGAGGACGACGGCGGGGAGGGCTCGCTCGCGGACCGCCTCGGCTACGAGGACAGCGCGCTCGAAGGCGTCGAGTACCGCGAGTCGCTGAAGCCGCTGCTGGCCAAACTTCCCGCGCGGGAGCGGCAGATCATCATGCTGCGGTTCTTCGCCAACATGACGCAGTCGCAGATCGGCGAGGAGGTCGGCATCTCCCAGATGCACGTCTCCCGGCTGCTGACGCGCACGCTGGCGCAGCTGCGTGAGGGCCTCATCGCCGACTGA
- a CDS encoding tRNA adenosine deaminase-associated protein, producing the protein MYFAALLTLTEDGWVASDTELDDVETLADLTDLAREASPDDDTVLVFIEQEDAWFGIVRVEGEEDPRIFVSDGAAAARSSYGEILTRELLGDDRADDTADLDALDLDGTEDGEPDDTEEETQAAAETVPAAPVGDRLILDDLGMSEKELLALGTDALTEIADALGASEMLETVR; encoded by the coding sequence GTGTACTTCGCCGCACTGCTCACGCTCACCGAAGACGGGTGGGTAGCGAGCGACACAGAGCTCGACGATGTGGAGACCCTGGCGGATCTGACCGACCTGGCCCGCGAAGCCTCGCCGGACGACGACACGGTGCTCGTCTTCATCGAGCAGGAGGACGCGTGGTTCGGCATCGTCCGCGTGGAGGGCGAGGAAGACCCTCGCATCTTCGTGTCGGACGGGGCGGCCGCCGCCCGCTCCTCGTACGGGGAGATCCTCACCAGGGAACTGCTGGGCGACGACCGGGCCGACGACACCGCCGACCTGGACGCGCTGGACCTGGACGGCACCGAGGACGGGGAGCCGGACGACACCGAGGAGGAGACGCAGGCGGCGGCCGAGACCGTGCCCGCCGCGCCGGTCGGCGACCGGCTGATCCTGGACGACCTGGGCATGTCGGAGAAGGAGCTGCTGGCTCTCGGCACCGACGCGCTCACCGAGATCGCGGACGCGCTCGGGGCCTCCGAGATGCTGGAGACCGTCCGCTAG
- the tadA gene encoding tRNA adenosine(34) deaminase TadA, protein MERALAEAERAALAGDVPVGAVVLGPDGALLATGHNEREATGDPTAHAEVLALRRAAQRLGEWRLTGCTLVVTLEPCVMCAGALVQSRVDRLVFGALDEKAGAVGSLWDLVRDRRLNHRPEVLHGVLAEECAGLLTRFFRDR, encoded by the coding sequence ATGGAGCGGGCGTTGGCGGAGGCCGAGCGTGCCGCGCTGGCCGGCGACGTGCCGGTCGGCGCGGTGGTGCTCGGCCCGGACGGCGCCCTCCTCGCGACCGGGCACAACGAGCGCGAGGCCACCGGCGATCCGACCGCGCACGCCGAAGTGCTGGCGCTGCGCCGCGCGGCACAGCGGCTCGGCGAGTGGCGGCTGACCGGCTGCACGCTCGTGGTGACGCTGGAGCCGTGCGTCATGTGCGCGGGCGCCCTCGTCCAGTCCCGCGTGGACCGGCTGGTGTTCGGCGCGCTCGACGAGAAGGCCGGCGCGGTCGGCTCGCTCTGGGACCTCGTACGGGACCGGCGGCTCAACCACCGCCCCGAGGTCCTCCACGGAGTGCTGGCCGAGGAGTGCGCCGGGCTGCTCACCCGGTTCTTCCGCGACCGCTGA
- a CDS encoding M28 family metallopeptidase yields the protein MAAAALATPLLLASASPASADRATPAKEASKLAARLVDSASADDAHRHLRKFQQIADSAGGNRAAGTLGYDASAAYVYTQLKKAGYDVSYQDFTFMYTETRAQKLSVVSPQPRDITVSAMTYTKSTPVGGTKAALAAAPVDADGSHGCEPADFAAGAFTGKVALIQRGGCTFAAKQAHAAAAGAVVALVYNNVDGALSGTLGSSDAAKIPTGGVSKADGEALAAAVAAGPVEVNVEIRQLQEQRTTRNVIAETQRGNAANTVMLGSHLDSVTAGPGINDNGSGSAGLLDVALKFAKYKDKTSNKVRFAWWGAEENGLLGSEHYVGALDDLGRKEIKLYLNFDMIASPNYGLFVYDGDNSDGVGAPAGPAGSAQLERDINAFLDKQGHPHEGTDFTGRSDYGPFIEVGIPSGGTFTGAEGIKTAKQAEKFGGTAGVAYDPCYHAACDDLDNISMTAFDANIDVIANAVGTYAHDLSSLRKPVESVPTDGDAGSGGGLHDDHDHEVTE from the coding sequence ATGGCCGCAGCCGCACTCGCGACCCCGCTTCTGCTGGCCTCCGCCTCCCCCGCTTCCGCCGACCGCGCCACCCCGGCGAAGGAGGCGTCGAAGCTCGCCGCCAGGCTGGTCGACTCGGCCTCCGCCGACGACGCCCACCGGCACCTGCGGAAGTTCCAGCAGATAGCCGACTCGGCCGGCGGCAACCGCGCGGCGGGCACGCTCGGCTACGACGCGTCGGCCGCGTACGTGTACACGCAGCTCAAGAAGGCCGGGTACGACGTCTCGTACCAGGACTTCACCTTCATGTACACGGAGACGCGGGCGCAGAAGCTGTCCGTCGTCTCACCCCAGCCCCGCGACATCACCGTCTCCGCGATGACGTACACCAAGTCCACCCCGGTGGGCGGCACGAAGGCCGCCCTGGCCGCCGCCCCGGTGGACGCGGACGGCTCGCACGGCTGTGAGCCCGCCGACTTCGCCGCGGGGGCGTTCACCGGCAAGGTGGCGCTCATCCAGCGCGGCGGCTGCACGTTCGCGGCGAAGCAGGCCCACGCCGCCGCGGCCGGCGCCGTCGTCGCCCTCGTCTACAACAACGTGGACGGCGCCCTCAGCGGCACGCTCGGCTCCTCCGACGCCGCGAAGATCCCCACGGGCGGCGTCTCGAAGGCGGACGGCGAGGCGCTCGCCGCCGCCGTGGCCGCCGGTCCGGTCGAGGTGAACGTGGAGATCCGCCAGCTCCAGGAGCAGCGGACCACGCGGAACGTCATCGCCGAGACCCAGCGGGGCAACGCCGCGAACACCGTGATGCTCGGCTCCCACCTCGACTCGGTCACCGCGGGCCCCGGCATCAACGACAACGGCTCAGGCTCCGCCGGTCTTCTCGATGTGGCCCTCAAGTTCGCCAAGTACAAGGACAAGACGTCCAACAAGGTGCGGTTCGCCTGGTGGGGCGCGGAGGAGAACGGCCTGCTGGGCTCCGAGCACTACGTCGGCGCCCTCGACGACCTCGGTCGCAAGGAGATCAAGCTCTACCTCAACTTCGACATGATCGCCTCGCCCAACTACGGCCTGTTCGTCTACGACGGCGACAACTCCGACGGCGTCGGCGCCCCCGCGGGCCCGGCGGGCTCCGCCCAGCTGGAGCGCGACATCAACGCGTTCCTCGACAAGCAGGGCCACCCGCACGAGGGCACGGACTTCACCGGCCGCTCCGACTACGGCCCGTTCATCGAGGTGGGCATCCCGTCCGGCGGCACGTTCACGGGCGCCGAGGGCATCAAGACCGCCAAGCAGGCCGAGAAGTTCGGCGGCACGGCCGGTGTCGCGTACGACCCCTGCTACCACGCGGCCTGTGACGACCTGGACAACATCAGCATGACGGCGTTCGACGCCAACATCGACGTCATAGCCAACGCCGTGGGCACCTACGCCCACGACCTGAGCTCGCTGCGCAAGCCGGTCGAGTCCGTCCCCACGGACGGCGACGCGGGCAGCGGCGGCGGCCTGCACGACGACCACGACCACGAGGTCACCGAGTGA
- the upp gene encoding uracil phosphoribosyltransferase, producing the protein MRTHVVDHPLVAHKLTTLRDKRTDSPTFRRLADELVTLLAYEATRDVRTEQVGIETPVTATTGVKLSHPRPLVVPILRAGLGMLDGMVRLLPTAEVGFLGMIRNEETLEASTYATRMPEDLSGRQVYVLDPMLATGGTLVAAIRELIKRGADDVTAVVLLAAPEGVEVMERELAGTPVTVVTASIDERLNEHGYIVPGLGDAGDRMYGTAE; encoded by the coding sequence ATGCGGACCCACGTCGTCGACCACCCGCTGGTGGCGCACAAACTCACCACACTGCGCGACAAGCGCACCGACTCCCCCACCTTCCGGCGGCTCGCCGACGAGCTGGTGACCCTGCTCGCGTACGAGGCGACGCGTGACGTGCGCACCGAGCAGGTCGGCATCGAGACCCCGGTCACCGCGACGACCGGTGTGAAGCTGTCGCACCCGCGGCCCCTGGTGGTGCCGATCCTGCGCGCCGGTCTGGGCATGCTCGACGGCATGGTGCGGCTGCTGCCGACCGCCGAGGTGGGCTTCCTCGGCATGATCCGCAACGAGGAGACGCTGGAGGCGTCCACCTACGCGACGCGGATGCCCGAGGACCTGTCCGGGCGGCAGGTGTACGTCCTCGACCCGATGCTCGCCACGGGCGGCACGCTGGTCGCGGCGATCCGCGAGCTGATCAAGCGCGGTGCCGACGATGTGACGGCGGTCGTGCTGCTGGCGGCGCCGGAGGGCGTCGAGGTGATGGAGCGCGAGCTGGCGGGCACGCCGGTCACGGTCGTCACGGCCTCGATCGACGAGCGCCTCAACGAGCACGGCTACATCGTGCCCGGGCTCGGCGACGCCGGTGACCGGATGTACGGCACGGCGGAGTAG
- a CDS encoding HhH-GPD-type base excision DNA repair protein: MSTRSPEIHLAQQPEADALLSRSPLAALTGMLLDQQVPMEWAFSGPYTIATRMGADDLDAHAIAAHDPEDFAALLSVKPAVHRYPGSMAQRVQQLCRYLVEEYDGDAGAVWRDVTSGKELLARLEALPGFGKQKAQIFLALLGKQYGVRPKGWREAAGAYGEAGSYRSAADITGPESLAKVRAYKQEAKRAAKAAKENTSK, translated from the coding sequence ATGAGCACCCGTAGCCCGGAGATCCACCTCGCCCAGCAGCCCGAAGCGGACGCCCTCCTCTCCCGCAGCCCGCTGGCCGCGCTCACCGGCATGCTGCTGGACCAGCAGGTCCCCATGGAGTGGGCGTTCTCCGGGCCGTACACGATCGCCACGCGCATGGGCGCCGACGACCTGGACGCGCACGCGATCGCCGCGCACGACCCGGAGGACTTCGCGGCGCTGCTGTCCGTCAAGCCGGCGGTGCACCGCTATCCCGGTTCGATGGCGCAGCGCGTCCAGCAGCTGTGCCGCTATCTCGTCGAGGAGTACGACGGGGACGCCGGGGCGGTCTGGCGGGACGTGACCAGCGGCAAGGAGCTGCTGGCGCGGCTGGAGGCGCTGCCCGGCTTCGGCAAGCAGAAGGCGCAGATCTTCCTCGCGCTGCTGGGCAAGCAGTACGGGGTGCGGCCCAAGGGCTGGCGGGAGGCGGCCGGGGCGTACGGGGAGGCGGGCTCCTACAGGTCGGCCGCTGACATCACGGGCCCCGAGTCGCTGGCGAAGGTACGCGCATACAAGCAGGAGGCGAAGCGCGCGGCCAAGGCCGCGAAGGAGAACACGTCGAAGTAG
- a CDS encoding LytR C-terminal domain-containing protein, translating into MSMLTPPGMGGKYRITGTAYPRMRRPRRRGRIVVVGIAAAAALGLAGWGTFQLIDVFGGGDKNAVRSAAAEACKPAKPTPATQAAVFPKPAAITVNVYNATPRAGLAKTTADELKKRGFTIGKIGNAPAAYDKKVPGPGILLGAPGAAKGAFPVLGTQLKGTTTKTDTRATADVDLIIGTAFKALAAPEDATASMTALLNPKPAPTNCAPKQQ; encoded by the coding sequence ATGAGCATGCTCACTCCCCCCGGTATGGGCGGAAAGTACCGCATCACGGGCACCGCGTACCCCCGTATGCGCCGACCGCGTCGCCGTGGCCGGATCGTGGTCGTCGGCATCGCCGCGGCAGCCGCGCTGGGCCTGGCCGGCTGGGGGACGTTCCAGCTCATCGACGTGTTCGGCGGAGGCGACAAGAACGCCGTACGGTCCGCGGCCGCCGAGGCGTGCAAGCCCGCCAAGCCGACGCCCGCGACACAGGCCGCCGTCTTCCCGAAACCGGCCGCCATCACGGTGAACGTCTACAACGCCACCCCGCGTGCCGGGCTCGCGAAGACCACCGCCGACGAACTGAAGAAGCGCGGCTTCACCATCGGAAAGATCGGCAACGCACCGGCCGCCTACGACAAGAAGGTGCCCGGCCCCGGCATCCTGCTCGGCGCCCCGGGCGCCGCGAAGGGCGCCTTCCCGGTCCTCGGCACCCAGCTGAAGGGCACCACGACCAAGACCGACACGCGGGCGACGGCGGACGTGGACCTGATCATCGGGACGGCGTTCAAAGCCCTGGCCGCCCCCGAGGACGCGACGGCCTCGATGACCGCCCTCCTGAACCCGAAGCCCGCCCCCACGAACTGCGCCCCGAAGCAGCAGTAG